From Staphylococcus sp. M0911, a single genomic window includes:
- a CDS encoding PTS fructose transporter subunit IIABC, translated as MRITELLTKETIAMDLSSSDKNGVIDELVHQLDKAGKLSDVPSFKEAIHNRESQSTTGIGEGIAIPHAKVSAVKSPAIAFGKSKAGVDYQSLDMQPAHLFFMIAAPEGGAQTHLDALAKLSGILMDENVREKLINASSPEEVLQIIDAADDEATKEEEAEAQQNEADATAASTGVDAEDNEPYVLAVTACPTGIAHTYMARDALKKQAEKMGIKIKVETNGSSGIKNHLTEHDIEKASGIIVAADVHVETDRFEGKNVVEVPVADGIKRPEELINTALDTSRRPFVARGDRSGNKEENEEKLSPGKAFYKHLMNGVSNMLPLVIAGGILMAIVFIIGPNSFDPKSAEHNAFAEQLWNIGKNSAFALIIPVLAGFIARSIADKPGFAAGLVGGMLAISGDSGFIGGIIAGFLAGYLTQGIKYITRKLPQSLEGLKPTLIYPLLSVAITGLLMIYVFNPPASWLNHLLLNGLNGLSGSNIMLLGLVIGAMMAIDMGGPFNKAAYVFATAALTEGNAAPITAAMVGGMIPPLAIATAMLIFRKKFTKEQRGSIVPNYVMGASFITEGAIPFAAADPIRVIPSMMIGSGVGGAIALALGSRINAPHGGIFVIATTDFSHILQTLLALVIGTVVSALIYGFLKPKLTENEIEASKAMDE; from the coding sequence ATGAGAATAACAGAATTATTAACAAAAGAAACGATAGCAATGGATTTATCTTCATCAGACAAAAATGGTGTTATCGATGAGTTAGTGCATCAACTTGACAAGGCAGGAAAATTAAGCGATGTACCATCGTTTAAAGAAGCAATTCATAATCGTGAATCTCAAAGTACAACAGGTATCGGTGAAGGTATTGCTATTCCACATGCGAAAGTTAGCGCTGTTAAATCGCCAGCGATTGCATTTGGTAAATCGAAAGCAGGCGTAGATTACCAAAGTTTGGATATGCAACCAGCACATTTATTCTTTATGATTGCTGCACCAGAAGGTGGCGCTCAAACGCATTTAGATGCATTAGCAAAATTATCAGGTATTTTAATGGATGAAAATGTGCGTGAAAAATTAATTAATGCATCCTCACCAGAGGAAGTATTACAAATTATTGATGCAGCTGATGATGAAGCAACAAAAGAAGAAGAAGCAGAAGCACAACAAAATGAAGCGGATGCAACAGCTGCTTCAACAGGTGTGGATGCAGAAGATAATGAACCATACGTTTTAGCTGTCACAGCATGTCCTACAGGTATCGCACATACGTATATGGCACGCGATGCTTTGAAAAAACAAGCTGAAAAAATGGGTATCAAAATCAAAGTAGAAACAAATGGTTCAAGTGGTATTAAAAACCATTTAACAGAACATGATATTGAAAAAGCATCAGGGATCATTGTAGCAGCAGATGTACATGTTGAAACAGATCGTTTTGAGGGTAAAAATGTTGTCGAAGTACCTGTAGCTGACGGTATTAAACGACCAGAGGAATTAATTAATACGGCATTAGATACAAGTCGTAGACCATTTGTTGCTAGAGGTGATCGTTCTGGTAATAAGGAAGAGAATGAAGAAAAATTAAGTCCCGGAAAAGCATTTTATAAACATTTAATGAATGGTGTTTCTAATATGTTACCACTTGTTATTGCTGGTGGTATCTTAATGGCAATTGTCTTCATTATAGGACCAAACTCATTTGATCCTAAGAGTGCTGAACACAATGCATTTGCGGAGCAACTGTGGAATATTGGTAAAAATAGTGCCTTTGCATTAATCATTCCAGTATTAGCAGGTTTCATTGCTCGTAGTATTGCAGATAAACCAGGATTTGCAGCTGGTTTAGTTGGTGGTATGTTAGCCATTTCAGGTGATTCCGGGTTCATTGGTGGTATCATTGCTGGTTTCTTAGCAGGTTATTTAACTCAAGGTATTAAGTACATTACACGTAAGTTACCTCAATCATTAGAAGGTTTAAAACCAACATTGATTTATCCATTATTGTCAGTAGCAATTACAGGTTTATTAATGATTTATGTGTTTAATCCACCAGCTTCATGGTTAAATCACTTATTGTTAAATGGATTAAATGGACTTTCAGGTTCTAATATTATGTTACTTGGTTTAGTTATCGGTGCGATGATGGCAATCGATATGGGTGGACCATTTAACAAAGCTGCTTACGTTTTCGCAACAGCAGCACTTACAGAAGGTAATGCAGCACCAATTACTGCAGCAATGGTTGGAGGAATGATTCCGCCATTAGCAATTGCAACAGCAATGCTTATCTTCAGAAAGAAATTCACAAAAGAACAAAGAGGTTCAATTGTACCTAACTATGTTATGGGTGCATCATTCATTACTGAAGGTGCGATTCCATTTGCTGCAGCTGACCCAATTCGTGTAATTCCATCTATGATGATTGGTTCCGGTGTGGGTGGTGCGATTGCATTAGCATTAGGTTCAAGAATCAATGCGCCACACGGTGGTATCTTTGTAATCGCAACAACTGACTTCAGTCATATTTTACAAACATTATTAGCGTTAGTTATAGGTACTGTAGTTTCTGCCTTAATATATGGTTTCTTAAAACCAAAATTAACAGAAAATGAAATTGAAGCATCTAAAGCAATGGATGAATAA
- the pfkB gene encoding 1-phosphofructokinase: protein MIYTVTFNPSIDYVMFVDDFKIDGLNRAQDTNKFAGGKGINVSRVLKTLGVDSTALGFAGGFPGDFIAQTLKDSDIHTDFVQVDEDTRINVKLKTGQETEVNAQGPNVTDAQFQSLLNQIKETTDNDTVIVAGSVPKSIPNDAYAQIAKITRQTGAQLVVDAEKDLVETVLEYQPLFIKPNKDELEVMFNTSVKNDEDVIKYAKQILEKGAQSVIVSLGGDGAIYVDHQQSIKAVNPTGEVINTVGSGDSTVAGMVAGLATGLSVQDAFKQAVASGTATAFDADLATKEAIENIKSQVTISVLDGE from the coding sequence ATGATATATACAGTTACTTTTAATCCATCCATTGACTATGTCATGTTTGTAGATGACTTTAAGATAGATGGGTTGAATCGTGCTCAAGATACAAACAAATTTGCCGGTGGTAAAGGTATAAATGTTTCAAGAGTACTAAAGACTTTGGGGGTTGATTCAACAGCATTAGGATTTGCTGGTGGATTCCCAGGCGATTTTATAGCTCAAACATTAAAAGATAGTGATATTCACACAGATTTTGTGCAAGTAGATGAAGATACGCGTATCAACGTTAAGTTGAAAACAGGTCAAGAAACAGAAGTGAATGCACAAGGTCCTAATGTGACTGATGCACAATTTCAATCATTATTAAATCAAATTAAAGAAACGACAGACAATGATACTGTTATCGTCGCTGGTAGTGTACCAAAGAGTATTCCGAATGATGCTTATGCGCAGATTGCTAAAATTACGCGACAAACAGGTGCTCAACTAGTTGTAGATGCTGAAAAAGATTTAGTTGAAACAGTGTTAGAATATCAGCCACTATTTATTAAACCTAATAAAGATGAATTAGAAGTGATGTTTAATACATCTGTTAAAAATGATGAAGATGTTATTAAATATGCTAAACAAATCTTAGAAAAAGGTGCACAGTCAGTCATTGTGTCATTAGGTGGAGATGGCGCAATTTATGTGGATCATCAACAAAGTATTAAAGCTGTGAATCCAACAGGTGAAGTGATTAACACGGTTGGATCAGGCGATAGTACGGTAGCAGGTATGGTAGCAGGGTTAGCTACTGGTTTATCTGTGCAAGATGCATTTAAACAAGCAGTAGCATCGGGAACTGCTACTGCGTTCGATGCAGATTTAGCAACAAAAGAGGCAATAGAAAATATCAAATCACAAGTTACGATTTCTGTACTTGATGGGGAGTGA
- a CDS encoding DeoR/GlpR family DNA-binding transcription regulator → MISEKRHDLILQELIKKDFLTLQELMDRTGCSASTIRRDLSKLQLAGKLQRIHGGATLNHNRMVEPRLTEKLTQNSREKKEIAKRAARQIRDNECVFLDAGSTTLEMIPYIDAKDIIVVTNGLTHVEQLLKKGIKTLMLGGQVKENTFATVGSSALETLRRYCFDKSFIGMNGIDVKYGLTTPDEQEALIKDNAMRLSNESFVVVDETKFNQVYFARVPVQDNTRIITSKQGLQHVNEAFTAQYEFLGGTI, encoded by the coding sequence TTGATATCTGAAAAGCGACACGATTTAATTTTACAAGAACTTATAAAAAAGGATTTTCTGACACTCCAGGAATTAATGGATAGAACCGGTTGTAGTGCCTCTACCATTCGACGTGATTTATCTAAGCTGCAATTAGCTGGTAAATTACAACGTATTCATGGTGGTGCGACACTTAACCATAATCGAATGGTCGAACCAAGATTAACAGAGAAATTGACGCAAAATTCACGAGAAAAGAAAGAAATTGCCAAACGAGCAGCTCGACAAATTAGAGATAATGAGTGTGTTTTTTTAGATGCTGGGTCAACAACATTAGAGATGATACCTTACATAGATGCAAAAGATATTATTGTTGTAACTAATGGTTTGACACATGTTGAACAGCTACTTAAAAAAGGGATTAAAACCTTAATGTTAGGTGGTCAAGTTAAAGAAAATACATTCGCTACAGTAGGTTCGAGTGCCTTAGAAACATTAAGACGATATTGTTTTGATAAATCATTTATTGGAATGAACGGTATAGATGTAAAGTATGGTTTAACTACACCAGATGAACAAGAGGCGTTAATTAAAGATAATGCTATGCGCCTTTCTAATGAAAGCTTTGTTGTTGTAGATGAAACGAAATTTAATCAAGTGTACTTTGCTAGAGTACCTGTGCAAGATAATACTCGAATCATTACATCTAAGCAGGGGTTACAACATGTGAATGAAGCGTTTACGGCACAATATGAATTTTTAGGAGGGACAATATGA
- the ybaK gene encoding Cys-tRNA(Pro) deacylase: MGKTKKTNAMRMLDRAKVEYQTNIFEVTEEHQTGEQIAALVHADVEDVYKTLVLENANHNHFVFVIPVNATLDMKKAAHEAGEKKLNLMPLDQLKQVTGYIRGGCSPIGMKHLFPTVIDQSALQREQIYISGGQRGMQIIIAVKDLVAMTNAKVTSVIHD; this comes from the coding sequence ATGGGTAAAACCAAAAAAACAAATGCAATGCGTATGTTAGATAGAGCAAAAGTCGAATATCAAACTAACATATTTGAAGTAACTGAAGAACATCAAACGGGCGAACAAATAGCAGCACTTGTGCATGCCGATGTTGAAGATGTCTATAAAACACTTGTATTAGAGAATGCCAATCATAATCACTTCGTGTTTGTCATTCCAGTGAATGCAACGTTAGATATGAAAAAGGCTGCTCACGAAGCAGGAGAGAAAAAATTAAATTTAATGCCCTTAGATCAACTTAAACAGGTGACAGGATATATTAGAGGTGGATGTTCACCTATTGGTATGAAGCATTTATTCCCGACTGTTATTGACCAGTCTGCGCTACAAAGAGAACAGATATATATCAGTGGTGGTCAAAGAGGTATGCAAATCATTATCGCTGTCAAAGATTTGGTAGCAATGACAAACGCTAAAGTGACTTCGGTAATTCATGACTAA
- the norA gene encoding multidrug efflux MFS transporter NorA has translation MRKQLFTLYFNIFLIFLGIGLVIPVLPVYLKDLGLKGSDLGILVASFALAQMIISPFGGGLADKLGKKLIICIGLVLFSISEFMFAVGHSFTILVISRVLGGFSAGMVMPGVTGLIADISPSQDKAKNFGYMSAIINSGFILGPGFGGFLAEVSHRLPFYFAGGLGIIAFIMSLIVIHNPKKMTTAGFPQYDPELLTKINWKVFLTPVILTLVLAFGLSAFETLFSLYTSDKAGYTPKDISIAITGGGIFGALFQVFFFDKFMKFTTELNFIAWSLLYSAIVLVMLIIAQGYWTIMLISFIVFIGFDMIRPAITNYFSNIAGNRQGFAGGLNSTFTSMGNFIGPLVAGTLFDVNIEFPLYMAIAVSLSGIVIIFIEKMIRTQLNRNAQ, from the coding sequence ATGAGAAAACAATTATTTACACTCTACTTTAATATTTTCCTAATATTTTTAGGAATAGGACTCGTTATACCGGTGTTACCAGTTTATCTTAAAGATTTAGGATTAAAAGGTAGTGATTTAGGTATACTGGTAGCTTCATTTGCATTAGCGCAAATGATTATTTCACCATTTGGTGGTGGACTAGCTGATAAACTGGGTAAAAAATTAATTATATGTATCGGTCTTGTTTTATTTTCAATATCTGAATTTATGTTTGCAGTTGGTCACTCATTTACAATTTTGGTTATTTCTCGTGTGTTAGGTGGTTTTAGTGCAGGTATGGTTATGCCTGGTGTAACAGGACTTATTGCTGATATTTCTCCATCACAAGATAAAGCAAAGAACTTTGGTTACATGTCAGCAATCATTAATTCTGGTTTTATTCTAGGTCCTGGTTTTGGTGGATTTTTAGCAGAAGTTTCACATAGATTACCTTTCTATTTTGCAGGTGGTTTGGGAATCATTGCTTTTATTATGTCATTAATTGTAATTCACAATCCTAAGAAAATGACAACAGCAGGTTTCCCTCAATATGATCCAGAACTCTTAACTAAAATTAATTGGAAGGTGTTCTTAACACCAGTGATTTTAACATTAGTATTAGCATTCGGATTGTCTGCATTTGAAACACTTTTTTCATTATATACATCCGATAAAGCTGGTTATACGCCTAAAGATATTTCGATTGCTATCACAGGAGGCGGTATTTTTGGCGCCTTATTCCAAGTGTTTTTCTTTGATAAATTCATGAAATTTACAACTGAATTGAATTTTATTGCGTGGTCATTACTATATTCAGCAATTGTTCTAGTAATGCTTATTATTGCTCAAGGGTATTGGACAATTATGCTCATTAGCTTTATCGTCTTTATTGGTTTCGATATGATTAGACCTGCAATTACGAATTATTTTTCTAATATTGCAGGTAATCGACAAGGCTTTGCAGGAGGACTTAACTCAACATTCACAAGTATGGGGAATTTTATTGGTCCTCTCGTTGCAGGTACACTTTTTGATGTGAATATCGAATTTCCATTATATATGGCTATAGCGGTATCATTAAGTGGTATTGTTATTATATTTATTGAAAAGATGATTAGAACTCAATTAAATCGAAACGCACAATGA
- a CDS encoding DUF1361 domain-containing protein, whose protein sequence is MQPRYIARIYFIILFVISLFETKIFNFMTLNLFLAYIPYELCLLLKLFKPIKKFEWPLFVVFGMIFLLLVPNTFYMITDLIHLNQFQFNFLVGLNLKKWIFFTYLMLGVFLAMYVMILIFMEILHFTKHIWLNRILVIILMFLNGLGIYMGRFLRFHTVYLINEPLKIFYEVLGVFNLKTFIFVLLMVIMQSAIILFVKGVRLQK, encoded by the coding sequence ATGCAACCCCGATATATAGCGAGAATATATTTTATTATTCTGTTTGTCATATCTTTATTTGAAACCAAGATTTTCAATTTTATGACGTTAAATTTATTTTTAGCGTATATTCCATACGAACTCTGCTTATTATTAAAATTATTTAAACCTATCAAGAAATTCGAATGGCCTTTATTTGTTGTATTTGGCATGATCTTTTTATTACTCGTACCTAATACCTTCTATATGATTACTGACTTGATTCATTTAAATCAGTTTCAATTCAATTTCTTAGTAGGGTTGAATTTAAAGAAATGGATATTCTTTACTTATTTAATGTTAGGCGTCTTTTTAGCCATGTATGTCATGATCTTGATTTTTATGGAAATTCTACATTTTACCAAACACATCTGGCTTAATCGCATATTAGTTATTATTCTTATGTTTTTAAATGGTTTGGGTATTTATATGGGCCGCTTCTTAAGATTTCATACGGTATATTTAATCAATGAACCATTAAAAATATTCTACGAGGTCCTAGGTGTATTTAACCTAAAAACATTTATCTTTGTGTTATTAATGGTAATAATGCAATCAGCAATCATTTTATTTGTAAAAGGAGTTCGATTACAAAAATGA
- a CDS encoding deoxyribodipyrimidine photo-lyase, whose amino-acid sequence MKVGVILNRVFRIHHNPLLAYICNQLDTTDTCVLIIPKEKFGDEAQLKASFYHGTLNAFINTLNHYQIQTNVIDYDYLIEFCINQQLDKVVMASDIMSYHHESYDYPHQKQRFHDAGIHVDALRVQHYFSPRKTFNNQGEPYKVFTSFYKKWRPYVMQRHRAHYELSDISKIVEPAYAPTQINDSHSGLTEKEVQQQWQSFLNNDIQNYESNRAYLPEVLTSQLSIALAYGLIDILQVFNDLLQGYESDESNYEAFIRELIFREFYYVLMTQYPETAHQSFKEKYRNIDWVNDKQQFNKWKNGETGYPIVDAAMQELNQTGYMHNRMRMVTSQFLTKDLLIDWRWGETYFKDKLIDYDNASNVHGWQWSASTGTDAVPYFRMFNPIKQSERFDQNALYIKQWLPTFNNVDSHLLHDTKKHMQLLKQQGIELGIDYPEPMVNHSDSRQRVMSLFKSL is encoded by the coding sequence ATGAAAGTTGGCGTTATATTAAATAGAGTATTTAGAATTCATCATAATCCGTTACTAGCTTATATTTGTAATCAATTAGATACTACTGATACATGTGTATTGATTATACCTAAAGAAAAATTTGGTGATGAAGCACAATTAAAAGCATCATTTTATCATGGAACACTCAATGCTTTTATCAACACATTAAATCATTATCAAATTCAAACGAATGTAATAGATTACGATTATTTAATAGAGTTTTGTATTAACCAACAATTAGATAAAGTCGTTATGGCAAGTGATATCATGAGTTATCATCATGAATCATATGATTATCCACATCAAAAGCAACGATTTCATGACGCAGGTATCCATGTTGATGCGCTTCGTGTACAACATTATTTTAGTCCACGAAAAACATTTAACAATCAAGGCGAACCATACAAAGTATTTACAAGTTTTTATAAAAAATGGCGACCATATGTCATGCAACGACATAGAGCACATTACGAATTAAGTGATATTTCAAAAATAGTCGAGCCGGCATACGCCCCAACGCAAATTAATGATAGCCATAGTGGATTAACTGAAAAAGAAGTACAACAGCAATGGCAAAGTTTCTTAAATAATGATATTCAAAATTATGAGTCAAATAGAGCGTATTTACCTGAAGTATTAACGAGTCAACTTAGTATTGCATTAGCATATGGATTGATTGATATATTGCAAGTATTTAATGATTTATTACAGGGGTATGAAAGTGACGAATCTAATTATGAAGCATTTATCAGAGAATTAATTTTTAGAGAATTCTATTATGTACTGATGACACAGTATCCAGAAACAGCCCATCAATCATTTAAAGAGAAATATCGAAACATTGATTGGGTCAATGACAAGCAACAATTTAATAAATGGAAAAACGGTGAAACAGGATATCCAATTGTAGATGCTGCTATGCAAGAACTGAATCAAACTGGATATATGCATAATCGAATGAGAATGGTGACATCCCAATTCTTAACGAAGGATTTATTGATAGATTGGCGATGGGGAGAAACTTATTTCAAAGATAAATTAATTGATTATGATAATGCGTCGAATGTTCATGGATGGCAGTGGTCCGCTTCGACTGGAACAGATGCGGTACCATATTTTAGGATGTTTAATCCTATTAAACAGAGTGAGCGATTTGATCAAAACGCATTATATATAAAACAATGGCTACCCACATTCAATAATGTAGATAGCCATCTATTACACGATACTAAAAAGCATATGCAGTTATTAAAACAACAAGGTATTGAATTGGGGATTGATTATCCTGAACCAATGGTTAATCACAGTGATAGCCGTCAACGTGTAATGTCATTGTTTAAATCATTGTGA
- a CDS encoding DASS family sodium-coupled anion symporter, which yields MSKGNQNSQVVDTETTKKEKKGYKPLWIIISFIVLIAILLLPTPAGLPVMAKMTLAILAFAVIMWVTEAVSYPVSATLILGLIILLLGFSPVQNLSEQLGNPKNGDAIIKGSEILGTNNALTLAFSGFSTSAVALVAAALFLAAAMQETNLHKRLALLVLSVVGNKTKNIVIGAILVSIVLAFFVPSSTARAGAVVPILLGMIAAFKVSKESKLASLLIITSVQAVSIWNIGIKTAAAQNIVAINFINQNLGHDVSWGEWFMYAAPWSVLMSIALYFIMIKVMPPERESIEGGKALIKKELNQLGPVKPSEWRLIVISLLLLVFWSTEKVLHPIDSASITLIALGIMLLPKIGVITWKGVENKIPWGTIIVFGVGISLGNVLLKTGAAQWLSDQTFGLMGLKGLPIIATIALITLFNILIHLGFASATSLSSALIPVFISLTSTLHLGDQSIGFVLIQQFVISFGFLLPVSAPQNMLAYGTDTFTVKDFLKSGIPLTIVGYILVIIFSLTYWKWLGLV from the coding sequence ATGTCTAAAGGGAATCAAAATTCACAGGTAGTCGATACTGAAACTACCAAAAAAGAGAAAAAGGGATATAAACCACTATGGATTATCATTAGTTTTATCGTGTTAATAGCCATATTACTTTTACCTACACCTGCAGGTTTGCCAGTGATGGCTAAAATGACTCTAGCGATACTAGCATTTGCTGTCATTATGTGGGTTACTGAAGCAGTTTCATATCCTGTTTCAGCAACGTTGATTTTAGGGTTGATTATATTATTATTAGGTTTCAGTCCTGTTCAAAATTTATCTGAGCAGCTTGGCAACCCTAAAAATGGAGATGCCATTATTAAAGGTAGTGAAATATTAGGAACAAATAATGCCTTAACACTTGCGTTTAGTGGCTTTTCTACTTCAGCGGTAGCGTTAGTTGCAGCTGCATTATTTTTAGCAGCAGCTATGCAGGAGACCAACTTACACAAACGTTTAGCATTATTAGTATTATCTGTTGTGGGGAATAAAACTAAAAATATTGTCATAGGAGCAATACTTGTTTCAATTGTTCTTGCGTTCTTTGTACCTTCTTCAACAGCTAGAGCGGGTGCAGTCGTACCAATATTATTAGGTATGATTGCAGCATTTAAAGTTTCTAAAGAGAGTAAGTTAGCATCTTTATTAATTATTACGTCAGTTCAAGCAGTTTCTATTTGGAATATTGGTATTAAAACGGCGGCAGCACAAAATATCGTTGCGATTAATTTTATTAATCAGAATTTAGGTCATGATGTATCATGGGGTGAATGGTTCATGTACGCTGCGCCTTGGTCAGTTTTAATGTCTATCGCACTTTATTTTATTATGATCAAAGTGATGCCACCCGAACGTGAATCTATTGAAGGTGGAAAAGCGTTAATTAAAAAAGAGTTAAACCAATTAGGTCCAGTGAAACCAAGTGAATGGCGTTTAATCGTTATCTCTCTATTATTATTGGTATTTTGGTCAACTGAAAAAGTGTTACATCCAATTGATTCTGCATCAATTACATTAATTGCCTTAGGTATCATGCTCTTACCTAAAATTGGCGTTATTACCTGGAAAGGTGTAGAAAATAAGATTCCTTGGGGCACAATCATAGTATTTGGTGTCGGTATTTCATTAGGAAATGTATTATTAAAAACAGGGGCAGCACAATGGTTGAGTGACCAAACCTTTGGGTTAATGGGTCTTAAAGGATTACCGATTATTGCAACTATAGCACTTATTACTTTATTTAATATTTTAATTCACCTAGGTTTTGCAAGTGCTACAAGCTTATCATCTGCACTCATTCCTGTATTTATCTCATTAACATCAACATTACATCTTGGCGATCAATCTATCGGATTTGTTTTAATCCAACAATTTGTAATTAGCTTTGGATTCTTACTACCAGTGAGTGCACCACAAAATATGTTAGCGTATGGTACAGATACATTTACAGTTAAAGATTTCTTGAAATCTGGTATACCATTAACGATAGTCGGCTATATATTAGTCATTATATTTAGTTTAACGTATTGGAAATGGTTAGGTTTAGTATAA
- the mdh gene encoding malate dehydrogenase codes for MNKRKKVSIIGAGKTGATLAFILAKNESADIVIVDRPQSESAVKGKALDIQESGPIFNFNIDIKGTADYSETKDSDIVVITAGIARKPGMSRDDLIQTNEEIVHYSAQQIAKYAPDAIIIVLTNPVDAMTYSALVASGFPKHRVLGQSGVLDSARYKTFIAKELGISVEDVQGLVLGGHGDTMVPLVNSTQVNGIPLSELLDQQVIDQIIDRTRKGGAEIVQLLGNGSAYYAPAAAIYEMIDAILKDKCRVLAAITYLEDEYGYRDICLGVPIKLGQNGVEEILELTLSQEEQNQLDTSALSVKNVKDALKYRFE; via the coding sequence ATGAATAAACGTAAAAAGGTTTCTATTATCGGTGCAGGTAAAACAGGTGCAACATTAGCTTTTATTTTAGCGAAAAATGAAAGCGCTGACATAGTGATTGTAGATCGCCCACAATCTGAAAGTGCAGTAAAAGGGAAAGCGTTAGATATTCAAGAAAGCGGACCTATTTTTAACTTTAATATTGATATTAAAGGTACTGCCGACTATTCAGAAACGAAAGACTCGGATATTGTAGTGATAACAGCAGGAATTGCTAGAAAACCTGGTATGAGTAGAGATGATTTAATACAAACAAATGAAGAAATTGTTCATTACAGTGCACAACAAATCGCAAAATATGCCCCCGACGCCATTATTATTGTATTGACTAATCCTGTTGATGCGATGACTTATTCTGCATTAGTCGCATCTGGATTCCCTAAACATAGAGTATTGGGGCAATCAGGTGTATTAGATAGTGCCAGATATAAAACATTTATCGCCAAAGAGTTAGGAATCTCTGTTGAAGATGTACAAGGTTTAGTTTTGGGTGGTCATGGAGATACAATGGTGCCATTAGTCAACTCAACACAAGTCAATGGAATCCCTTTAAGTGAACTACTTGATCAGCAAGTCATTGATCAAATTATTGATAGAACACGAAAAGGCGGTGCCGAAATTGTCCAGTTATTAGGAAATGGTTCAGCATATTACGCACCTGCTGCCGCAATTTATGAGATGATTGATGCCATTTTAAAAGACAAATGTCGAGTATTGGCAGCAATTACATATCTCGAAGACGAGTATGGATACCGAGATATCTGCTTAGGAGTGCCGATTAAACTTGGACAAAATGGCGTAGAAGAAATATTAGAATTAACTTTAAGTCAAGAAGAACAAAATCAACTAGATACATCAGCGTTATCAGTCAAAAATGTTAAAGATGCACTTAAATATAGATTTGAATAA
- a CDS encoding aldo/keto reductase, with the protein MDKIKINQYVDFSKMIQGFWRANEWQYTDQELNRFINQLVDRGITTMDHADIYGDYQCESIFGKALQLSPSLRDDIQVVSKCGIVLPSKTQTFTDGHRYDHSRQHIIRSVNNSLQRLNVDYLDSLLIHRPSPLMNPDEITDALKELVDEGKIKSFGVSNFNETQYDLLKHSLNHDKLHISINQLEVSPYQTDILNNGVMDKMYENQVKVMAWSPLAGGKLFDPSDDKARHVRAIIEPLAQKYDVNETAIMIAWLNRHPNDIMPVLGTHKIERIDAALPGLSITLTDQEWFDIYTAAMGHDIL; encoded by the coding sequence ATGGATAAAATAAAGATTAATCAGTACGTTGATTTTTCAAAAATGATTCAAGGGTTTTGGAGAGCAAATGAATGGCAGTATACTGATCAAGAATTGAATCGATTTATCAATCAGCTCGTTGACCGTGGCATCACTACGATGGACCATGCCGATATTTATGGGGATTATCAATGTGAATCTATATTTGGTAAAGCGCTACAGTTATCACCTAGCTTACGTGATGACATTCAAGTTGTATCTAAATGTGGTATTGTCTTACCATCTAAAACTCAAACGTTTACTGATGGTCATCGCTATGATCATAGTCGTCAACATATTATTCGATCAGTTAACAATTCATTACAACGTTTGAATGTGGATTATTTAGATAGTTTATTGATTCATAGACCTTCACCATTAATGAATCCCGATGAAATAACGGATGCTTTAAAGGAACTTGTCGATGAAGGTAAAATCAAATCATTTGGGGTATCCAATTTTAACGAAACACAATATGATTTATTAAAACATAGCCTTAATCATGATAAATTGCATATTAGCATTAACCAACTAGAAGTGTCCCCATATCAAACAGACATTTTAAATAATGGTGTGATGGACAAAATGTATGAAAATCAAGTAAAAGTAATGGCTTGGAGTCCACTGGCAGGCGGTAAATTGTTTGATCCATCCGATGATAAAGCGAGACATGTACGTGCCATTATTGAACCTTTAGCACAAAAATATGATGTTAATGAAACGGCTATTATGATAGCTTGGTTGAATAGACATCCCAATGATATCATGCCGGTGCTAGGTACCCATAAAATTGAAAGAATTGATGCTGCTCTACCTGGCTTATCGATTACTTTAACTGACCAAGAGTGGTTTGATATATACACTGCAGCAATGGGGCATGACATTTTATAA